AAAACTTGTCCAGTAAAGCTTCAGCCTATGTCTAGTCGCCTTAAAGCCCTGTTTTATTACATTACAGCACGGTTGTTACTTGCACCGATCATGTTGTGGGCGATCGCTACCGTCGTATTCCTGTTAATGCGAGCGACCCCTGGAGATCCCATCGATGCGATTTTAGGACCACGCGCTCCTGAGGAGGTTAAGGTTGCCTTGCGCGAACAAGTGGGGCTAACTGGATCTATATTTTCGCAATATTGGGAATATATACAGGATTTGTCCCGTTTTAATCTTGGTAAATCGATTAGTACCCGCGAGCAAACTGTTTGGCAAATCATTAAAAACTTTTTCCCAGCTACTGCTGAACTGGCGATGTATGCTCTGATTGTGGCTTTGGTGGTTGGATTAACAGTAGGCATCATTGCGGCTCTACGCCCCAACACTAAATGGGATGTAGGTGGCAGATTATTTGGGATTATTACCTACTCATTGCCACTGTTTTGGGTGGGAATGATCTTGCAATTAGTATTTTCGGTGCAGTTGGGATGGCTGCCAATAGGAACACGTTTTCCTGCCAGTGCGGAGCCGCCTGTACAGATATTTGGGCTATATACGATTGATGCTTTGATTAAGGGCGATTGGCAAAGTCTTTGGACTAGTATCCAATATTTGATTTTGCCTGCGGCAAGTTTAGGCATCGTGATTAGTGGCATTTTTGAGCGGATCGTGCGGGTGAATTTGCGCCAAACTTTGCTGTCGGACTATGTGGAAGCGGCTAAAGCCAGAGGAATTAATTCCACAGCAATCTTGTTTAATCATGCGCTGAAAAATGCGATGATCCCCGTAATTACAATTTTGGGTTTGACATTAGCGTCGATGTTAGGTGGCGCAGTGCTGACTGAAGTTACTTTTTCTTGGCCAGGGTTGGCAAATCGATTGTTTGAGGCGATCTCAGGGCGCGATTATCCAGTGGTTCAGGGAATAGTCGTATTTTTTGCGATCATCGTCACGATCGCGAGTATTCTCGTAGACATTGTTAATGCTTGGATTGATCCAAGGATTCGTTATTAAAGAGCTACTCAAAGCGTCATTTATCCTTCCAAAATCTTATTTTTTGTTGCTAGTGGTATGAAAATAAAACCTATTTTTATCGGGATTGCGGTAGTTGGAGTTTTGCTGCTGGTGCTGAGCTTGAGCGCGGTGGGCAAGA
The Pseudanabaena sp. BC1403 DNA segment above includes these coding regions:
- a CDS encoding ABC transporter permease — its product is MSSRLKALFYYITARLLLAPIMLWAIATVVFLLMRATPGDPIDAILGPRAPEEVKVALREQVGLTGSIFSQYWEYIQDLSRFNLGKSISTREQTVWQIIKNFFPATAELAMYALIVALVVGLTVGIIAALRPNTKWDVGGRLFGIITYSLPLFWVGMILQLVFSVQLGWLPIGTRFPASAEPPVQIFGLYTIDALIKGDWQSLWTSIQYLILPAASLGIVISGIFERIVRVNLRQTLLSDYVEAAKARGINSTAILFNHALKNAMIPVITILGLTLASMLGGAVLTEVTFSWPGLANRLFEAISGRDYPVVQGIVVFFAIIVTIASILVDIVNAWIDPRIRY